One Patescibacteria group bacterium DNA segment encodes these proteins:
- the fabZ gene encoding 3-hydroxyacyl-ACP dehydratase FabZ: MKNSFGSEDIKKFIPQRFPFLMIDRVLEASPEKVVAIKNVTASEQFFKGHFPGQPIMPGVLIIEAMAQAGIILYKQKFPNDKVLFLVSVKSRFSKPVIPGDQMMITVEPIKMMSKMGIFNAVITVEDRKVAEAEIAFGSQDAKFA, translated from the coding sequence ATGAAAAACTCTTTTGGGTCTGAAGATATCAAAAAATTTATCCCTCAACGATTTCCATTTTTAATGATTGACCGGGTCCTGGAAGCTTCGCCTGAGAAGGTCGTTGCCATCAAGAATGTGACAGCCAGCGAACAATTCTTCAAGGGTCATTTTCCCGGACAGCCTATTATGCCGGGTGTTCTTATCATCGAGGCCATGGCGCAAGCAGGCATCATTCTTTACAAGCAGAAATTCCCTAATGACAAGGTGCTTTTTCTTGTTTCCGTCAAGAGCCGCTTTTCAAAGCCCGTCATCCCCGGAGATCAGATGATGATTACGGTTGAACCCATAAAGATGATGTCGAAGATGGGGATTTTTAACGCAGTCATTACGGTAGAAGATCGCAAAGTCGCCGAGGCGGAGATCGCCTTTGGTTCTCAGGATGCCAAATTTGCATGA
- a CDS encoding acyl carrier protein, producing MARSVQDEVLEIVSTVIEKDKGDIPLDAHLIQEVGADSMMALEILAALEKKYRIAIPEERLKEMTTVNKIIQMVLTAKKKSK from the coding sequence ATGGCGCGTAGCGTTCAAGACGAAGTCTTGGAGATTGTCTCGACGGTTATCGAGAAAGACAAGGGCGATATTCCTCTGGACGCCCATCTGATCCAGGAGGTAGGTGCTGATTCCATGATGGCGCTTGAGATTCTGGCAGCCTTGGAAAAGAAGTATCGCATTGCGATTCCCGAAGAAAGATTGAAAGAAATGACGACCGTTAACAAGATCATTCAGATGGTACTGACGGCGAAAAAAAAGAGCAAATAG